GCGGGGAGACGGACACGCGCCCGAAAATTGAAGTGACCGAAGACGCGGCCGAACAGGCGCTCTCCCTCCTCAAGGGCGAGGACCTGGACGTGACGGAAGCCGGGCTTCGGCTGTTCGTCCAGCAGGGTGGCTGTGCCGGTCTCTCCTACGGTATGCGGTTCGACGACGCGCCGGACGAGGACGACACGATCTACGAACACCACGATCTGCGCGTGTTCGTCGATCCGGCGAGCCTGAAATACATCGAGGGCAGCATCCTCGACTACGAAGACGGTCTGCAGGCCGAAGGGTTCCACGTGGACAATCCGAACGTCGTCAGCGAGTGCGGCTGTGGCGAGTCGTTCCGGACGTAATCGGATTCGTCCGCACCGCGTTTCGCATCGCTCCCCCGTTTTCGACGTTTTGACGCTCGACTGGCAACCGATAGTCGGGGGTCCGGAGACTAGCTCTGAAAGAAGGGGGCGATCACGAGCAGCAGGCCAGAACTGCCGCTCCGATCGGTTACTCCTCGAGTTCAAACGCGACGGTGACTTCGGCTTGGTACTCTCGGTCGTCCACGCTGGCAACTTCCACGCCGAGTTCGTCGACTTCGATCCACTGGACGTTCTGAAGGGTCGCTTCTGCGCGGTCGATGGCGTCGTCGGCCGCGGCGTCGAAGCTTTCGGGACTGGTGCCAATGAGCGTTATTTTCTTGAAGACCATGGCCACAGCACCTACACCTCGTAGCGACGTAAAACACGGCGTCCGTTCAGACCGAGAGTGGCCTATCGTCACCGATGCCGTCCGAGTTAGTCGTCCCGCGCGTCGAATCGGTCGCGGATCGCGCCTTGAACGTCGGAGAGATAGGCACCGCCCCATAGCGCGACGAGCAGGCCGCCGATCGAGTTAAAGACAAAGTCGAGCATCGTGTCGTTGAGGCCGTACTGCGTGAGAACAGCCCTGATTCCCAACGCCTGCGCCGAGAGCGCGATAGCGAACTCGAGGATTTCCCAGAGGACGCCGAAGGCAATGACGAACAGGAGGATGAACACGGCGACGAACTTCCGCGGGAGGTGGACGCCCTCGGCGTGTTCGTCGAACGCGCGGACGGTGGCGTACCCGACCCCGGCGACAAGCGACGCCGACAGCGCGTGGGTCATGTGATCCCACCACCAGACCTGACTGTAGAGTGTTCTGGTGGCCCCCGGGAGCCCGACGGTACCGAACGCGTGGAGAAAGACGGCAGTGGTGATCCACAGCGTGAGCCGCGGATCCATCGGAATCTCGTAGTCGCGCTCGAGGATCGGGGGGAGTTGGGTCACGAGCAGCGCGACGCCGGTGTTGATCACGATGCCGCCGTTGCCGCGGTCAATGCCGACGAACAGCATCCCGATTAGCCCGATTTCCATGAGATAGGAGAGTTGGCGCTGGCGATGCTGGGACGGCAGTCGGCTCGCGAGGCTACGCATTATCTCCCTCGGCGACCGACTGGACCTCCTCGGGAAGGCGCTGTTCGAGGCGGGCGAGCCGTCTGAAGTACAGTTCGAAGACGACGCCGGCACCGAGGCCGGCGACGGCAGAATACACGAACTCCCACATCACCGCGTCGTGGTCGGTGGTAAACGGGACCCCGAGCGTCTGAGACGCGCTCCATCGAAGCAGGGCCCACAGCCCCGCCGCGGCCATCGTCGCGACGACGACCAGGACGATGGCGAACGTCGAGGTCATCCGCACGGACGTAAATGACTGGAGTTCGACGGAGAGGACGAGCGCGATAGCTGCGACCGAGAGGTACGCCGCGAAGTGACCGGTCAATCGGTCCGCACCGATGGCCATTCCGAGGACGGGCAGGGCCGCCAGAAGCAGGACCTCCCAGGGAAGCATCACGAATCCCGAGCGAAAGGCGATCGGAGGAAGCAACGCCAGTGCCACGAGTACTGCCGCAAACGTCGCCCACAGGAACCCGCTACCCGTCAGGAGTTCGCTGACGCCGATCGCTGCGATCGCGGCGACTAACACCCACGCGATCGCCGCGTTGGTCCGGCCGTCAGCGATCAGTTCCTCGAGTGAAGTCTGAGACACAGTGATCGATACTGACTGTTCTCACTAAAACGTATGTCGTCTCTTGAACGAATATGTGAGGCCGAAAGGCAAACCGGTCACGCTGGACCGACGAGAAACAGGTAGACAGTGGCGTACGCAACGAGCGCAACGGTCACGGCAGCAAGCGCAGTAAGTGCGATCTCGAGAACGCCGTCGGGAGACGGCGATCCGCGATAGCTCGCGCGAGAACGTGCCAAAGAGGGAGTCTCCCGAACGACGCCACAGAGGAGGCCGACGCCGAGAATGGAGAAGACGAAGTGATAGGACACCGCCAGCGTCGGCGGCGTCACTGCGAGCGCGGCCACGCCGTAGACCACGCCAATCCCGGCCCGACGGTCGATGGCCGCGAATATCGAGCGATCGGTGAGCCGGCAGACGACCGCGAGTGCGAGCCAGATCGTCGCGAGTTCGATCCCGAACGCGCCGAGCAGGTGCAGTGTCGGGTCCGAGTGAAGGACGAGACGCGACTCGAGAACGGGAGAGGGAAACGGGAAGAACCAGTCGGGGGGCGATCCGGTGACGAGGTCGCCCCACGGGTGCGACCAGAGCCCCCAGAGCGCAGCGATAGCGACCGTCGCCGGCGAGAGCGTCGACGCTCGAGCGACGCCGCGTGCGACGAGGAGGCCACTCGCCGCGAATAGGCTCATGACGAGTGCCGCGATCGGGCCGTCCCAGACGAAGGCAATCGCGACGAGTGCCGCGAGGAGGCCGATCGCAGCGACACGGGCAAATAGCGCGCGATCGGAACTGCTGCGGGCAGCGAGCAGTCCGAACGCCGGTGCGGCGACCGCGCCGACGACCAGCGAGTGGGTGACCGATCGGTGGACATCACGGCTCGCGTCCCAGAAGGCCGTCGATGCCCCGAGCGCCCCGTCCGCCGCCTGCCACTCGAGGAGGCCGACGAGCGCGTACACGATGTCGATGTCGGGAATCGTCGCAAACACACCGGCGACGGCACCGACGAGGAGGGCCCGTCGGGGCTCCCAGCCTCGCCAGTCGGCGGCGAACGCCGCAACGGCAAACGCGAGGAGTCCGTGGCCGATGAACACGATAGATCGAATATGTGTTGAGTCGTCTTAAGGGACTCGCAGCCGCGGTCTGCGCTACCAATCATCGTCTAGTGACGCGTGGGCCGGCGGGAAACTGAGGCCGAGACCGAGAGACGAGCCGTGCTTCGACCGATCGGGCCTTGTAATTCGCCGGTGCCGGTAGGTCTTTGCGAGTGGCACGCGAGCACATACCCATGGCTCAGGACGCGTTGAACGAGGCGGCTCGAGCGCCATCCGTCGGCGAACTCACACCACCGGATCGGACCCTGATGGGGCCCGGACCGAGCGACGTGAACCCGCGTGTACTCCGAGCGATGAGCACGCCGCTCGTCGGCCACCTCGATCCCTCGTTTATCGAGATCATGAACGAGGTTCAGGAACTGCTCCGCTACACGTTCCGAACGGACAACCAGTGGACGATTCCGGTCTCGGGGACCGGGTCGGCCGCGATGGAGGCCGCGATCGGCAACGTCGTCGAGCCCGGCGACACGATGCTCGTCCCGACGAACGGCTACTTCGGCGGCCGGATGGCCTCGATGGCTCAGCGAGCGGGCGGCGAGACCGTCGAGGTCGACGCGCCGTGGGGCGAACCGCTCGAGCCCGATGACGTCGCGGACGCGCTGGCCGAACACGACCCCGACGTCTTCGGGTTCGTCCACGCCGAGACGAGTACCGGCGTCCTCCAGCCCGACGTGCCGGAACTGACCGCCGCGGCCCACGACCACGATGCCCTCGTGATCGCCGACAGCGTCACCTCGCTGGGCGGCGTCGAACTCCAGGTCGACGAGTGGGGCATCGACGTCGCGTACTCGGGTCCACAGAAGTGTCTCTCCTGTCCGCCGGGTGCAAGCCCGCTCACCCTGTCGGACACTGCGATGGAGAAGGTCCTCTCACGGGATGAAGACCCCCGCTCGTGGTATCTCGATCTCTCCCTGCTCGAGGGATACTGGGGCGAGGAACGGGCCTACCACCACACCGCGCCGATCACGAACGTCTACGCGATTCGGGAGGCCCTGCGTCTCGTCGCAGAGGAAGGCATCGAGGAACGCTGGGCACGCCACGAGCGGCTGGCCGGCGCGCTGAAAGCCGGTGTTGAAGCGATGGGGCTGGCGATGAACGCGCCCGACGAGTACTGGCTGCCGAGTCTGAACGCCGTCCGCGTCCCCGAGGGTATCGACGATGGTGAGGTCTGTGACGCCCTGATCGAGCAGTACGATCTCGAGATCGCCGGCGGACTGGGTGATCTCGCCAGCGAAATCTTCCGG
This genomic stretch from Natrinema sp. SYSU A 869 harbors:
- a CDS encoding dodecin, producing MVFKKITLIGTSPESFDAAADDAIDRAEATLQNVQWIEVDELGVEVASVDDREYQAEVTVAFELEE
- a CDS encoding alanine--glyoxylate aminotransferase family protein yields the protein MAQDALNEAARAPSVGELTPPDRTLMGPGPSDVNPRVLRAMSTPLVGHLDPSFIEIMNEVQELLRYTFRTDNQWTIPVSGTGSAAMEAAIGNVVEPGDTMLVPTNGYFGGRMASMAQRAGGETVEVDAPWGEPLEPDDVADALAEHDPDVFGFVHAETSTGVLQPDVPELTAAAHDHDALVIADSVTSLGGVELQVDEWGIDVAYSGPQKCLSCPPGASPLTLSDTAMEKVLSRDEDPRSWYLDLSLLEGYWGEERAYHHTAPITNVYAIREALRLVAEEGIEERWARHERLAGALKAGVEAMGLAMNAPDEYWLPSLNAVRVPEGIDDGEVCDALIEQYDLEIAGGLGDLASEIFRIGCMGYSARPENVIYVVTALGGVLASMGADVDPGAGVTATRNALEE
- a CDS encoding iron-sulfur cluster assembly accessory protein, translated to MSTDSMDGGETDTRPKIEVTEDAAEQALSLLKGEDLDVTEAGLRLFVQQGGCAGLSYGMRFDDAPDEDDTIYEHHDLRVFVDPASLKYIEGSILDYEDGLQAEGFHVDNPNVVSECGCGESFRT
- a CDS encoding metal-dependent hydrolase codes for the protein MFIGHGLLAFAVAAFAADWRGWEPRRALLVGAVAGVFATIPDIDIVYALVGLLEWQAADGALGASTAFWDASRDVHRSVTHSLVVGAVAAPAFGLLAARSSSDRALFARVAAIGLLAALVAIAFVWDGPIAALVMSLFAASGLLVARGVARASTLSPATVAIAALWGLWSHPWGDLVTGSPPDWFFPFPSPVLESRLVLHSDPTLHLLGAFGIELATIWLALAVVCRLTDRSIFAAIDRRAGIGVVYGVAALAVTPPTLAVSYHFVFSILGVGLLCGVVRETPSLARSRASYRGSPSPDGVLEIALTALAAVTVALVAYATVYLFLVGPA